In a genomic window of Gambusia affinis linkage group LG04, SWU_Gaff_1.0, whole genome shotgun sequence:
- the LOC122830155 gene encoding E3 SUMO-protein ligase CBX4-like — protein MELPAAGEHVFAVESIEKKRSRKGRVEYLVKWRGWSPRYNTWEPEENILDPRLLDAFQDRERQEQLMGYRKRGPKPKHLLVQVPSFARRSNILANLQEASLEGNSCQKSSSIQMICPQAQQFQLNSKKLHQYQPLIRECDAEQQSNGKKFFYELNSKKHHHYQPDLKQHEPVFAKPRDVKAPELSNKGYNLPAVLQQKWVRDKDSGCLTKVKDITMELKKIPADLKGQKEPERVKPKEDASTHSNGVSSSKLKIVKNKNKNGRIVIVMSKYMENGMQTAKIKSSDSEGTERPLQGAESSVERHLAKMKLVKKLGLINGFSKQPKDNPTVPSSGIKADCCKEKELSPQTERTVMEQDKGTEGQLPQDKPLQLTNKPDKLPLPSEREVTDKREIQNSHHGLKRHLSDTDAEEQGLGKRFLSCRSISAPITDSSPSQSLVVDRNEQQSPALLPDNGYADQEEPMDLSIVKSRPTSSVCVETEPGTRAEEPAHPPDDSRTQTDTQIESQTETHNPSEEESTDIVSDSNHQARKDETFPSFQPCLGNIVITDITANCLTVTFKEYITA, from the exons ATGGAGCTACCCGCCGCTGGAGAGCACGTATTTGCGGTGGAGAGCATCGAGAAGAAGCGCAGCAGAAAG GGGAGGGTCGAGTATCTGGTCAAGTGGAGAGGATGGTCTCCAAG ATACAACACATGGGAACCAGAGGAAAACATCCTGGATCCAAGGCTGCTTGATGCATTCCAAGACAG GGAACGTCAGGAGCAGCTGATGGGATACCGCAAGAGAGGACCTAAGCCGAAGCACCTTCTAGTTCAG GTGCCATCATTTGCCAGGAGGTCCAACATCCTGGCGAACCTTCAGGAGGCTTCCTTGGAAGGCAACAGCTGTCAGAAGTCCAGCTCTATCCAGATGATATGCCCCCAGGCCCAGCAGTTCCAGCTGAACAGCAAGAAACTTCACCAGTACCAGCCCCTGATCAGGGAGTGTGATGCCGAGCAGCAATCCAACGGCAAGAAATTCTTCTATGAGCTCAACAGCAAGAAGCATCACCACTATCAACCGGACCTGAAGCAACATGAGCCTGTTTTTGCTAAGCCAAGGGACGTCAAGGCTCCCGAGTTGTCGAACAAAGGATACAACCTCCCAGCGGTGCTGCAGCAAAAGTGGGTCCGGGACAAAGACTCAGGCTGCCTGACTAAAGTAAAAGACATCACTATGGAGCTAAAGAAAATTCCAGCCGACCTTAAAGGACAGAAGGAGCCGGAGAGAGTGAAACCGAAAGAGGATGCCTCAACACACTCCAACGGCGTCAGCAGCAGTAAGCTAAAGATTGTtaagaacaagaacaaaaacgGGCGGATTGTCATTGTCATGAGCAAGTACATGGAAAATGGCATGCAGACTGCTAAAATCAAAAGCAGTGATTCTGAAGGCACTGAAAGGCCACTGCAAGGAGCAGAAAGCAGCGTGGAGAGGCACCTGGCAAAGATGAAGCTTGTCAAAAAGCTCGGCCTCATAAACGGTTTCTCGAAGCAACCCAAAGACAACCCAACTGTTCCTAGTTCTGGGATAAAAGCAGATTGTTGCAAAGAGAAAGAACTGTCCCCTCAAACAGAGCGGACTGTAATGGAACAGGACAAAGGTACAGAGGGGCAACTTCCACAGGATAAGCCATTACAGCTGACAAATAAGCCTGACAAGCTGCCCCTGCCCTCAGAGAGGGAGGTtacagacaaaagagaaattcagaACAGCCATCACGGACTAAAGCGACATCTTTCCGACACAGACGCTGAAGAACAAGGACTGGGTAAGAGGTTTTTAAGTTGCAGGAGTATCAGCGCTCCCATCACAGATTCCTCGCCCTCCCAGAGTCTCGTTGTTGACAGAAACGAACAACAGAGTCCTGCTTTACTGCCCGACAATGGCTACGCAGACCAAGAGGAACCCATGGACCTCAGCATAGTCAAATCGAGGCCCACGTCTTCAGTCTGTGTGGAGACTGAGCCGGGGACACGAGCTGAGGAGCCAGCACATCCACCAGATGACAGTcgaacacagacagacacacaaataGAGAGCCAGACTGAAACACACAATCCGTCAGAGGAGGAGAGCACTGACATTGTGTCTGACTCCAACCACCAAGCAAGAAAAGACGAGACGTTTCCTTCTTTCCAGCCATGCCTTGGGAATATAGTCATCACGGACATTACTGCCAACTGCCTCACCGTTACCTTTAAGGAATACATAACGGCATAA